In a genomic window of Pseudorasbora parva isolate DD20220531a chromosome 24, ASM2467924v1, whole genome shotgun sequence:
- the LOC137063972 gene encoding myeloid-associated differentiation marker-like protein 2, with protein sequence MGLCGLSLSLCYRILEIVFCALALIIPMFRGPMSSPYGIWCEFVWVFGLIVAVVIFVFEKCLLDKIIETLVLKHTWSDFSCGLTLLSSLMLVSASIIYCSVFVCATCIADMICAIASILASIVYVLDGVTLKLKCPEGYLSSLRGILRFSQAFVACLLFTAVYNYFKGVENQFRPGGLIWCILVYVVCFFPAVVVILTHLQKCVDLLRCCDLNKVELVLDIVAVALYVSAAIVWPVVGYKTNKRDSKTQGSRFHDLNIITVMTYVNLGLYIADLVLTLIVICKNR encoded by the coding sequence ATGGGACTGTGCGGCCTGAGTCTCTCTCTGTGCTACCGGATCCTCGAGATCGTGTTCTGCGCGTTGGCCCTGATCATCCCCATGTTCCGGGGCCCCATGTCCAGTCCGTACGGGATCTGGTGCGAGTTTGTGTGGGTGTTCGGACTCATTGTGGCTGTGGTGATCTTCGTTTTCGAAAAATGCCTGTTGGATAAAATCATCGAGACCCTTGTGCTGAAGCACACCTGGAGCGATTTCTCCTGCGGCCTGACCCTCCTGTCGTCCCTCATGCTGGTGTCCGCGTCTATTATCtattgcagtgtgtttgtgtgcgcaaCATGCATCGCAGATATGATTTGCGCCATCGCATCCATTCTGGCTTCCATCGTGTATGTGTTGGACGGCGTGACGTTAAAACTAAAGTGTCCCGAAGGTTATCTCTCCAGCCTACGAGGCATCCTGCGCTTCAGTCAGGCGTTTGTGGCCTGCCTCCTCTTCACCGCGGTCTACAACTACTTCAAAGGGGTGGAAAACCAATTCCGGCCTGGTGGTTTGATCTGGTGCATTCTGGTCTATGTGGTGTGTTTCTTTCCAGCCGTGGTGGTGATACTGACACACCTGCAGAAGTGCGTGGATCTGCTGCGATGCTGCGACCTCAATAAGGTGGAGCTGGTGCTGGACATCGTTGCTGTAGCTCTGTACGTGTCTGCAGCCATTGTCTGGCCTGTGGTTggatataaaaccaataaaagAGACTCCAAAACACAAGGTTCTCGCTTTCATGACCTCAACATTATCACAGTCATGACGTATGTGAACCTGGGGCTTTACATCGCAGACCTCGTTTTGACGCTGATAGTCATTTGTAAAAACAGGTAG
- the LOC137063284 gene encoding myeloid-associated differentiation marker-like protein 2, giving the protein MNKPKFTLSALTSTRGALHIGQIVVCVVTFLVSYIWSKPFHTYWIYCMVVWGLCPIITLVITVLEMFLIHKLLVLCMDWDDFTTGMAMMSSLCTFSCTVMFANFYICRKCIWGWIVTILAAVACVLYCIEVFKDKCDATRSASYVAALPGFVKILEAFIACIILISLIGYVGKPALLWCIVAYAIPLPLTLLTIITNILTKIKNCLPFSIDRFTMIFLVISVVLYISAAFLWPIFSFKGNPRPKDCPGDSCIWSIQFVVTFMTYVNLGLYVIDLVFTCCGICGFRRS; this is encoded by the coding sequence ATGAATAAGCCGAAATTCACCCTTTCCGCCCTGACGAGTACCCGTGGCGCCCTGCACATAGGGCAGATTGTGGTGTGTGTGGTCACGTTTTTGGTGAGCTACATTTGGAGTAAGCCGTTTCACACCTACTGGATCTACTGTATGGTGGTCTGGGGTTTGTGTCCCATCATCACACTGGTCATCACCGTACTGGAGATGTTCCTCATCCACAAGCTCCTGGTGCTTTGCATGGACTGGGACGACTTCACGACCGGCATGGCCATGATGTCCTCGCTCTGCACGTTCTCGTGCACCGTGATGTTCGCCAACTTCTACATCTGCCGGAAGTGCATCTGGGGCTGGATTGTCACGATCCTCGCCGCGGTTGCGTGTGTGCTTTACTGCATTGAGGTGTTCAAGGACAAATGTGACGCGACGCGCTCTGCCTCGTATGTAGCCGCGCTTCCTGGCTTCGTTAAGATTCTCGAGGCCTTCATTGCCTGCATCATCCTCATTTCCCTGATCGGTTACGTGGGTAAACCGGCTCTGCTGTGGTGCATCGTGGCCTACGCCATTCCTTTGCCTCTAACCCTCCTGACCATCATCACCAACATCTTGACCAAGATAAAGAACTGTCTGCCCTTCAGCATTGATCGTTTCACCATGATTTTCCTGGTCATATCGGTTGTGCTGTACATCAGTGCCGCATTCCTCTGGCCCATTTTCAGCTTCAAAGGAAACCCGCGGCCCAAAGACTGTCCCGGAGACAGCTGCATATGGAGCATCCAGTTTGTTGTGACCTTCATGACCTATGTTAACCTCGGCCTGTACGTCATTGACCTGGTCTTCACCTGCTGTGGAATCTGTGGATTTAGACGTTCTTAA
- the tbc1d24 gene encoding TBC1 domain family member 24, with the protein MAVDCGVFVDWSQMGDVSRDAAPGKSEYKDLKELKQHARSGQWAKNHSQRSAVYQQLLKALPCRTVTPDAEVYRDIMGNSNSSKRNQSAFLLPEFVDGTAVPRYCLKAESVASVHAVISCVAGQFPDISYCPSLPVVAALLLHWSADEAQCFESVSRMLACNEPGRRLLDQTFLAYQSACMTFGDLVHKYCPAAHKLMVATATDVLEVYSDWQKWVLGDLPFSFAARVMDVFLVEGYKVLYRVALAILKFYRKQCVASGSALTKQDSAAVRSDIQTFVQNIGKSVTPDKLLEKAFSIRLFSRKEITLLQLANEKSLQQKGITVKQKRQNVQLAVNADNFSSEIVSAKEIRDIWSWIPERFALCQPQLLFTTSTHGCSLNRFYAHCEGYEPTLMLIRTTDGEVCGAFLSTDWEERKRGGNKLSFFGTGECFVFRMKPEVERYEWVIIKHPELASAAQPAVDEQTGGEDNGGPLSLEKPAADPSQLSPFLSARHFNLNSRNTSMFMAGNVDSIIIGGGDGNALYIDGELNHGRTERCLTFDNPPLCAETFQIALLEVWGFKDAMAS; encoded by the exons ATGGCGGTGGATTGTGGCGTGTTCGTGGACTGGTCTCAGATGGGCGATGTGTCTCGTGACGCGGCTCCCGGTAAGAGCGAATATAAAGATTTAAAGGAGCTGAAACAGCACGCCCGCTCCGGCCAATGGGCCAAAAATCACAGCCAGCGCTCAGCTGTTTACCAGCAGCTGCTCAAAGCCCTTCCGTGTCGTACCGTCACTCCGGATGCCGAAGTTTACCGGGATATCATGGGCAATTCCAACAGCAGCAAACGCAACCAATCCGCGTTCCTCTTGCCGGAGTTTGTGGATGGGACGGCGGTGCCGCGGTACTGTCTGAAGGCTGAATCCGTGGCCTCGGTGCATGCTGTAATTTCCTGCGTGGCAGGGCAGTTTCCGGATATATCGTATTGCCCGTCTTTGCCGGTGGTGGCGGCGCTTTTGCTGCACTGGAGCGCGGATGAAGCGCAGTGCTTTGAGAGCGTCAGTCGCATGTTGGCCTGCAACGAGCCTGGGCGGCGTTTGTTAGACCAAACTTTCCTTGCATATCAGTCGGCCTGCATGACCTTTGGCGACCTCGTGCATAAATACTGCCCGGCTGCGCATAAGCTGATGGTTGCCACTGCGACAGACGTGCTGGAGGTTTACTCTGATTGGCAGAAATGGGTTCTGGGCGACCTGCCCTTCAGCTTCGCGGCACGCGTGATGGACGTGTTTTTGGTGGAGGGGTACAAGGTTCTTTACCGCGTCGCACTGGCCATACTGAAGTTCTACCGCAAGCAGTGTGTGGCCTCCGGCTCGGCCTTGACCAAGCAGGACTCGGCGGCGGTCCGGAGTGATATACAGACGTTCGTGCAGAACATCGGGAAAAGTGTGACGCCGGATAAGCTGCTGGAAAAGGCTTTCTCCATCCGCCTGTTCAGCCGGAAAGAGATCACGCTGCTTCAGCTGGCCAATGAGAAATCACTCCAGCAGAAAGGCATCACCGTCAAACAGAAGAG ACAAAATGTCCAGTTAGCCGTGAATGCTGATAATTTCAGCTCGGAGATCGTCAGCGCTAAAGAGATCAGAGATATCTGGTCGTGGATCCCGGAGCGTTTCGCTTTGTGTCAGCCGCAGCTTCTCTTCACCACGTCCACACACGGCTGCAGTCTGAACCG GTTTTATGCACACTGTGAGGGATACGAGCCGACGCTAATGCTCATCAGAACTACGGATGGAGAG GTGTGCGGGGCCTTCCTGTCCACTGATTGGGAGGAGCGCAAGAGAGGCGGGAACAAGCTCAGCTTCTTTGGCACTGGAGAGTGTTTCGTCTTCAGA ATGAAGCCAGAGGTGGAGCGTTACGAGTGGGTGATAATCAAACACCCAGAGTTGGCGAGCGCGGCTCAGCCAGCGGTCGATGAACAGACCGGCGGTGAAGACAACGGTGGGCCGCTGTCTCTAGAGAAACCAGCCGCAGACCCGTCTCAACTGTCCCCCTTCCTGTCCGCACGACACTTTAACCTGAACTCAAGGAACACCTCCATGTTTATGGCAGGAAACGTCGACTCCATCATTATCG